One Bacillota bacterium genomic window, GGTTTAACCATGCGTACTGACGGAAGGAAACCCAACGAACTCAGGCCGGTCTCTATCACCCGGCAGTTTACCAAGCATGCCGAGGGGTCGGTTCTTATTTGTAGCGGCGACACCAAAGTGATTTGTACCGCTTCGGTCGAGGAGAAAGTGCCGCCGTTTTTAAGAGGTAGCGGACAAGGATGGATAACAGCGGAATATTCTATGCTGCCGCGGGCTACACCGGTACGAACAATGCGCGACTCTGTTCGGGGACGCACTGGCGGCCGCAGTCTGGAAATCCAACGACTTATCGGCCGGGCCTTACGGCCGGCGATTGATCTGTTTGCCTTAGGCGAGCGCACTATTTGGTTGGACTGTGACGTAATTCAAGCCGACGGCGGCACTCGGACCGCTGCGGTAACCGGCAGTTTTGTTGCCTTGGTGGATGCGGTAAAGTGGCTTGTGGATAACGGCCATCTAACTCACTCACCGCTGGTTGATTTTGTGGCGGCCACATCAGTGGGGATTGTGGATGGACGTCTGCTGCTTGATCTGGCCTTTGCTGAGGACTCCCAGGCCGATGTGGATATGAATTTTGTTATGACCGGCGACGGCAAAATTGTGGAGATTCAAGGCACCGCCGAAGCGGCTCCGTTTTCCCGTTCA contains:
- the rph gene encoding ribonuclease PH; this translates as MRTDGRKPNELRPVSITRQFTKHAEGSVLICSGDTKVICTASVEEKVPPFLRGSGQGWITAEYSMLPRATPVRTMRDSVRGRTGGRSLEIQRLIGRALRPAIDLFALGERTIWLDCDVIQADGGTRTAAVTGSFVALVDAVKWLVDNGHLTHSPLVDFVAATSVGIVDGRLLLDLAFAEDSQADVDMNFVMTGDGKIVEIQGTAEAAPFSRSDLDNLLDLATTGIKQLMFEQKNALAKDANLVKVKQQ